A single genomic interval of Leifsonia shinshuensis harbors:
- a CDS encoding multicopper oxidase domain-containing protein, which yields MLIQPIDYFLVAWFVLAALSALYVGVDQFRNNPEPGVMKWGFILVTLYLGPIGLLLYVLVDKEPHPGEHEEFTKPLWKQGVGSTIHCVAGDATGIIAAAAITAALGLPMWLDLIVEYLAGFAFGLLIFQSLFMKSLMGGTYLQNVRSTFLPEFISMNFMMAGMAPVMTLLMMGPDMRAMEPTELVFWGVMSVGVAAGFALAYPANVWLVYKGLKHGLMTRRPSAPAESHQNHEGGMKGMGGMGLPGAQQPTRPQLVAVALVGMIALVAGISAPSTTVNMSLSARDVGGSIMPPGMIMTRDTPGAAMRDMAAVDPRDVTATAAGNARGDQALQPRMVDGVKVFDLTASIVRWQILPGVWVDAYAYNGQVPGPRLDFVQGDRVRINVTNRLPESTTVHWHGLDVPNDMDGPAQITQHPIEPGKTFTYEYTVKQAGTFFYHSHDHADRQEALGLYGALIIAPKRPADAIPADMDYTIQLGEWLNRNGLTWPAMPMEGGLANYFTINGKAYPSTETIRMKVGQVLKVRFIGTNSVDIHPMHIHGGPFEVVARDGETLALSARFAADTINVAPGQRYDVLWTARAPGRWLIHCHINHHTTNNNVEQDGAGGLTMIIDVSS from the coding sequence GTGCTTATTCAACCGATCGACTATTTCCTCGTTGCCTGGTTTGTCTTGGCGGCCCTCTCTGCCCTCTACGTGGGAGTGGACCAATTCCGAAACAACCCAGAACCGGGCGTGATGAAGTGGGGCTTCATTCTCGTCACGCTCTATCTAGGACCGATCGGGTTACTGCTCTACGTGCTGGTCGACAAGGAACCGCATCCGGGCGAACATGAAGAGTTCACGAAACCATTATGGAAACAGGGCGTCGGCTCCACGATCCATTGTGTCGCGGGTGATGCCACCGGCATCATCGCGGCTGCGGCGATCACCGCCGCCCTTGGCCTGCCGATGTGGCTGGACCTCATCGTCGAGTACCTGGCCGGGTTCGCGTTCGGGCTTCTAATTTTTCAATCCTTGTTCATGAAAAGCCTGATGGGCGGCACGTACCTGCAAAACGTGCGCAGTACGTTTCTGCCGGAATTCATCAGCATGAACTTCATGATGGCGGGCATGGCGCCGGTGATGACATTGCTGATGATGGGTCCCGATATGCGGGCAATGGAGCCGACTGAACTCGTGTTTTGGGGGGTGATGTCGGTAGGTGTTGCCGCGGGTTTCGCGTTGGCGTATCCGGCGAATGTCTGGTTGGTCTATAAGGGCCTCAAGCACGGCTTGATGACACGCCGGCCATCCGCCCCAGCCGAGAGCCACCAGAACCACGAAGGCGGCATGAAAGGCATGGGCGGTATGGGCCTGCCGGGGGCCCAGCAGCCCACTCGGCCGCAACTGGTGGCCGTTGCCCTTGTCGGCATGATTGCCCTTGTTGCGGGGATCTCGGCGCCGTCCACGACGGTCAACATGTCCCTAAGCGCCCGTGACGTGGGCGGTTCCATCATGCCGCCCGGGATGATCATGACGCGCGACACCCCGGGAGCTGCGATGCGGGATATGGCCGCGGTCGACCCAAGAGACGTGACCGCCACCGCTGCCGGGAACGCCCGCGGCGACCAGGCCCTTCAGCCGCGAATGGTCGACGGTGTGAAGGTCTTCGACCTCACTGCCTCGATAGTGAGGTGGCAGATCCTTCCGGGTGTGTGGGTGGACGCTTACGCGTATAACGGCCAGGTTCCCGGTCCGCGTTTGGATTTTGTGCAAGGTGATCGCGTACGCATCAATGTGACCAATCGACTGCCGGAATCCACCACGGTGCATTGGCACGGTCTCGACGTTCCCAATGACATGGACGGCCCGGCCCAGATCACTCAACATCCGATCGAGCCCGGCAAGACGTTCACCTACGAATACACGGTGAAACAGGCAGGTACGTTCTTTTACCACTCGCATGATCACGCCGACCGTCAAGAGGCGTTAGGACTTTACGGGGCGCTGATCATTGCGCCGAAACGTCCTGCTGATGCGATTCCGGCGGATATGGACTACACCATCCAGCTCGGCGAATGGCTCAACCGGAACGGCCTCACTTGGCCGGCGATGCCGATGGAGGGTGGGCTGGCAAACTACTTCACGATCAACGGGAAGGCGTACCCGTCCACCGAGACGATTCGAATGAAGGTCGGACAGGTGCTGAAAGTTCGGTTCATCGGAACGAACTCTGTCGATATTCATCCGATGCACATCCACGGTGGCCCGTTCGAGGTGGTCGCAAGGGACGGAGAGACCCTTGCCCTATCGGCGCGGTTTGCCGCTGACACGATCAACGTTGCCCCCGGGCAACGCTATGACGTCCTCTGGACGGCCCGTGCGCCCGGAAGATGGTTGATCCATTGCCATATCAATCACCACACCACGAACAACAATGTGGAGCAGGACGGCGCGGGCGGCCTGACCATGATCATTGACGTGTCGTCGTGA
- a CDS encoding DUF305 domain-containing protein produces the protein MKIAPRLALAGVALAAGGLLTACTGSGMGDMSGMSGMSSTPAAAHNAQDVTFAQMMIVHHEGAIEMADLAPSRAASTQVKDLAAKIKAAQQPEIEQMTSWLKSWGEPVTMPGMGSSSPTPSDMSGMDMSTPMPTDSSSMGSMPGMTTQDMDSLKAATGTAFDKRFLTLMIQHHEGALTMAKQEQSGGKDGAAMKLADNIVSSQTAEIADMKAMLTALG, from the coding sequence ATGAAAATCGCACCTCGTCTCGCCCTCGCCGGCGTGGCCTTGGCCGCTGGCGGCCTCCTCACCGCCTGTACCGGTTCCGGCATGGGGGACATGTCCGGCATGTCCGGTATGTCCTCGACACCCGCCGCGGCGCACAACGCGCAAGACGTCACATTCGCGCAGATGATGATCGTGCACCACGAAGGCGCCATCGAGATGGCCGACCTCGCCCCGTCCCGTGCCGCCTCAACTCAGGTCAAGGACCTGGCCGCGAAAATCAAAGCCGCCCAGCAGCCCGAGATCGAGCAGATGACGTCCTGGCTGAAGTCCTGGGGTGAACCGGTCACCATGCCCGGGATGGGCTCGAGCTCTCCGACCCCCAGCGACATGTCCGGAATGGACATGTCCACGCCGATGCCTACCGATTCCTCCAGCATGGGCTCCATGCCCGGGATGACGACGCAAGACATGGACAGCCTGAAGGCCGCAACCGGGACTGCGTTCGATAAGAGATTCCTCACCCTGATGATCCAGCACCACGAAGGTGCGCTCACCATGGCCAAGCAGGAACAGTCGGGTGGCAAGGACGGTGCCGCCATGAAGCTCGCGGATAACATCGTCAGCTCCCAAACTGCGGAGATCGCCGACATGAAAGCCATGCTGACAGCGCTCGGCTAG
- a CDS encoding multicopper oxidase family protein — MRSTMPLSAQPPRPLTRRTFLSASIGAATLAALAACTPATPALISPTSAAIAAAEKTRQRTGRVTAVALDAQPSQLDLAGRVANTWTFGSTPAPVIRARAGDTIQADVSNQLPTSTSVHWHGVALRNDMDGVPPLTQNPIAAGDAFRYSFTAEHPGTYWFHPHVGVQIDRGLYGALIIDDPREPLSYDQEWIVILDDWLDGVTSTPDQVLNDLSKGMGAMGMNGMLMRMGNMLMGTNSALLGGDTGDVYYPLYLINGRPAADPETFTSKPGSKIRIRFINAGADTAFRVAISGHTLTITHTDGYPVRHREVDSVLIGMGERYDVIVTAGDGVFPLVASAEGKDAAAYAILRTGTGAAPAPLKTLPELNSPRVGVAEDLIADDAVQLRPRAVDRTVQMKLSGSMNSYKWAINGRQFNPDRPLQDALAVHQGERVQLEFVNDTTMWHPMHLHGHTYQHPGRGPRKDTSIVLPGKTLRVDFDADNPGLWLSHCHNIYHGESGMMAVLAYQK, encoded by the coding sequence ATGAGGTCCACCATGCCGCTTTCTGCTCAACCCCCACGCCCGCTCACCCGACGCACCTTCCTCAGCGCGAGCATCGGTGCCGCCACCCTCGCCGCACTGGCTGCGTGCACCCCGGCAACACCCGCTCTGATATCTCCAACTTCCGCTGCCATTGCAGCGGCGGAGAAGACGCGCCAGCGCACCGGACGGGTTACCGCTGTGGCGTTGGACGCCCAGCCCTCCCAACTCGATCTCGCCGGTCGGGTCGCGAACACATGGACGTTCGGGTCGACACCGGCACCTGTCATCCGAGCCCGTGCCGGTGACACTATCCAGGCGGACGTCTCCAACCAGTTACCTACGTCTACCTCGGTGCATTGGCATGGCGTTGCTCTGCGCAACGACATGGACGGTGTGCCTCCGCTGACCCAGAACCCGATCGCTGCCGGAGACGCCTTCCGCTATAGCTTTACTGCCGAGCACCCGGGAACCTACTGGTTCCACCCGCACGTCGGCGTGCAAATCGACCGGGGCCTCTATGGAGCGCTGATCATCGACGATCCGCGAGAACCCCTGAGCTACGACCAAGAATGGATCGTCATCCTCGACGACTGGCTCGATGGAGTAACCAGCACACCCGACCAAGTCTTGAACGATCTCTCCAAAGGGATGGGGGCAATGGGGATGAACGGAATGCTCATGAGGATGGGAAACATGCTGATGGGCACCAACTCGGCATTGCTCGGTGGCGACACCGGCGACGTCTACTACCCGCTCTATCTGATCAATGGCCGGCCCGCTGCTGACCCGGAAACCTTCACAAGCAAACCCGGATCGAAAATTCGGATCCGGTTCATCAACGCTGGCGCCGATACTGCATTCCGGGTCGCTATCAGCGGCCACACCCTGACAATCACCCACACCGACGGGTACCCCGTCCGGCATCGCGAGGTCGACAGTGTCCTAATCGGGATGGGGGAGCGCTACGACGTAATCGTCACCGCCGGCGACGGAGTCTTCCCACTCGTTGCATCCGCCGAGGGCAAGGACGCCGCCGCATACGCCATCCTCCGCACCGGCACTGGGGCCGCGCCAGCGCCCCTGAAGACGCTGCCCGAGCTGAACTCGCCGCGGGTGGGGGTGGCCGAAGATCTGATCGCGGACGACGCGGTGCAGCTGAGGCCACGCGCCGTCGACCGCACGGTGCAAATGAAGCTGTCCGGCAGCATGAACTCGTACAAGTGGGCAATCAACGGCCGACAGTTCAATCCGGACCGGCCCTTGCAAGATGCACTCGCGGTTCACCAGGGGGAGCGGGTGCAACTGGAATTTGTCAACGACACCACCATGTGGCATCCGATGCACCTGCACGGGCACACGTATCAACACCCCGGCCGCGGTCCCCGCAAAGACACCTCGATCGTCCTTCCGGGCAAGACTCTTCGTGTCGACTTCGACGCCGATAACCCCGGCCTCTGGCTAAGCCACTGCCACAACATCTACCACGGCGAGTCCGGCATGATGGCCGTGCTCGCCTACCAGAAATAG
- a CDS encoding heavy-metal-associated domain-containing protein produces MSTTEYEVTGMTCGHCEMSVREEVEQIAGIENIDVSATTGKLVVTSATDLDDAQVFAAVKEAGYSAVRV; encoded by the coding sequence ATGTCGACTACTGAGTATGAAGTCACCGGGATGACCTGCGGTCACTGTGAGATGTCGGTCCGCGAAGAAGTGGAACAGATCGCAGGTATCGAAAACATCGACGTGTCCGCAACAACCGGCAAGCTGGTTGTGACCAGCGCGACCGACCTTGATGACGCGCAAGTCTTCGCCGCGGTCAAGGAGGCGGGCTACTCAGCCGTTCGTGTCTGA